Proteins from a genomic interval of Streptomyces sp. NBC_00820:
- a CDS encoding HAD family hydrolase, with translation MLGDVENHSLPRAAAFFDLDKTVIAKSSTLTFSKSFYQGGLINRRAALRTAYAQFVFLVGGMDHDQMERMREYLSAMCRGWNVQQVKEIVAETLHELIDPIIYDEAASLIEEHHAAGRDVVIVSTSGAEVVEPVGELLGADRVVATRMVVGEDGCFTGEVEYYAYGPTKAEAIRELAASEGYDLDRSYAYSDSATDLPMLQTVGHPHAVNPDRALRREAVARGWPVLEFRRPVRLKQRLPALSVPPRPALVAAAAIGAAAATAGLVWYASRRRGATA, from the coding sequence ATGCTCGGGGACGTGGAAAACCACTCCTTGCCCCGCGCAGCAGCCTTCTTCGACCTGGACAAGACGGTCATTGCGAAGTCGAGCACACTCACCTTCAGCAAGTCCTTCTACCAAGGCGGACTGATCAACCGCAGGGCCGCACTGCGTACCGCATACGCCCAGTTCGTGTTCCTGGTCGGCGGCATGGACCACGACCAGATGGAGCGCATGCGCGAGTACCTGTCCGCCATGTGCCGTGGGTGGAACGTGCAGCAGGTGAAGGAGATCGTCGCCGAGACCCTGCACGAACTGATCGACCCGATCATCTACGACGAGGCCGCCTCCCTCATCGAGGAGCACCACGCCGCCGGCCGCGACGTGGTGATCGTGTCCACCTCGGGCGCCGAGGTGGTCGAGCCGGTCGGCGAGCTGCTCGGCGCGGACCGGGTGGTGGCCACGCGCATGGTCGTCGGCGAGGACGGCTGCTTCACCGGGGAGGTGGAGTACTACGCCTACGGGCCGACCAAGGCCGAGGCGATCAGGGAGCTGGCCGCGTCCGAGGGCTACGACCTCGACCGCAGCTACGCCTACAGCGATTCGGCGACCGACCTGCCGATGCTCCAGACCGTCGGGCACCCGCACGCCGTGAACCCCGACCGCGCGCTGCGCCGCGAGGCCGTCGCACGCGGGTGGCCGGTTCTGGAGTTCCGCCGGCCGGTCCGGCTCAAGCAGCGGCTGCCCGCGCTCTCGGTGCCGCCCCGGCCCGCGCTCGTCGCGGCCGCGGCCATAGGAGCGGCCGCCGCGACGGCCGGGCTCGTCTGGTACGCCAGCCGGCGCCGCGGTGCGACCGCCTGA
- a CDS encoding oxidoreductase: MSTTGANADPLAALGTLPGVAESVESVRKAVDRVYGHRVMRRRSNAITSEAALRGARGSAALSGADWALEEVRRRTDFSGDAEARVVGASLRLTAEAGQLLSIWRQSPLRVLARLHLVAAASDADEVGRPRHAGERAEEPLIELPLPDAAEMSGRLDGLADLIIAGTSAPALVTAAVVHGELLALRPFTSHNGLVARAAERLVLIGSGLDPKAVCPAEVGHAELGRASYLAALDGYVSGTPAGMAAWIAHCGRAVELGVRESTAVCEALQRGAA, from the coding sequence ATGAGTACGACAGGCGCGAACGCCGATCCGCTCGCGGCCCTGGGCACGCTGCCCGGTGTGGCCGAGTCCGTGGAGTCCGTGCGCAAGGCCGTGGACCGGGTCTACGGGCACCGGGTCATGCGCCGCCGCAGCAACGCGATCACCTCCGAGGCCGCGCTGCGCGGCGCCCGCGGTTCGGCGGCGCTGTCCGGTGCAGACTGGGCCCTGGAGGAGGTGCGGCGGCGCACCGACTTCAGTGGCGACGCCGAGGCGCGTGTCGTGGGCGCTTCCCTCAGGCTGACCGCCGAGGCGGGCCAGCTGCTGTCCATCTGGCGGCAGTCGCCCCTCAGGGTGCTCGCCCGGCTGCACCTCGTCGCGGCCGCGAGCGACGCCGACGAGGTCGGCAGGCCCCGGCACGCGGGCGAGCGGGCCGAGGAGCCGCTGATCGAACTGCCGCTGCCGGACGCCGCGGAGATGTCCGGCCGGCTGGACGGGCTGGCGGACCTGATCATCGCGGGCACGTCCGCGCCGGCGCTGGTGACGGCCGCCGTCGTGCACGGCGAACTGCTCGCGCTGCGCCCCTTCACCTCGCACAACGGCTTGGTCGCGCGCGCGGCCGAGCGGCTCGTCCTGATCGGCAGCGGCCTGGACCCGAAGGCGGTCTGCCCGGCCGAGGTGGGTCACGCCGAACTCGGCCGCGCCTCCTACCTCGCCGCGCTGGACGGGTACGTCTCCGGTACTCCCGCGGGCATGGCGGCCTGGATCGCCCACTGCGGCAGGGCGGTCGAGCTGGGTGTGCGCGAGTCGACGGCGGTGTGCGAGGCGCTGCAGCGCGGAGCGGCCTGA